One Betta splendens chromosome 5, fBetSpl5.4, whole genome shotgun sequence genomic window, ACAGGGTGCAGTGTACTGGAACGGGACGTAGAGCTCCTGCTCCCACAGCAACTTGGCCGTCTGCATTCAAGGGTGGACGCAGGGCGAGCAAAGGGAAGATGTGATCAGCAACTGacacaaagattaaaatgcTCCATTGTCACAGAAGGAAGCCGCGCCGCGCGCTGTACGTGCGGCTGAGCTCATACGCACAAACTGAAAGAGGCGATGTGTCGCTGCAGAAGAGGAAGTGGTGGCGGCGTTTCGGGCCTGTGCTGATGGGAGTGGGCGGAGCCTGTGCGGCCAGGCCTGCTTCCCCTTACCTTGACACAGTAGAGGCGTAGGAAGTGGGAGTGAATGGACTCATCCTGGATGAGACACACCACGCCGCAGCCCAGACACGTCCAGCCAGGACTCGCGCCCTCGGTGCTTCTGGCCTCCAATACCTGAGCCACTGTACTTTTGATCAGCTGAAACATATAATACGGCAGAACAATGCATTTGCTCTTCAGTGAGACCTCTTTATAGTGGCTGATGGTGCTCCACCCCTTTTCATTACATCATTGGAGAAGTAGGTTAGTGTTCGGGCTGGTTGAGGCCTTCTCTTCACTAGTTTTACTCACCTCAAATACATTAGACTCATCCAAACCACTCAAAGCAAGATGGAGTTTTGATCATTCAGTTATGGTTTGGCtcaatatatttaaaatttgaATAAAACTGTatgtataaaaacaataaaacagtcAGACTGACCTTACAGTGAGGTTGGAGCAGATTAGTGAGAACCAGCTTCTCACGGATGGTCAGGAGGTCACTTATCACTTGCGCTCCGTGAAGCAGAGCGAACGCCATCGCGCCCTAATTCAACGCTCCCAAAGAACCTGGCCCCAACTGTAACTGGTGTGAACAGCGTTATTCCCAAATGCGGCAGGTACGGatgcaaatgtatttaaataattcCGCCCGGTGTGTGCGGTGTGGCCGTCGGTCAGCACAGGAAACCTAGCGTGTAGTGAACAGTGAATGCggaaaacacacatcacagctcgTATCTCATCCTGCTGTAGTATTTGTAGCGTAAACCAGTTAGCTGGTGGAGTTTCATGAAGCCTCTTTGCCACATTTCACTGACAGTGACTCTATTTAATGTTTATCATACAGGTTTCACCATTCATCACGCAGTCAAAAGGTCAACGAGCAGAAATACGTTGCAGGGATGATAAATCACACCGTGGAATGCAAGCGCCTGGGTGCGAAGCCTTTAATGTCCTTTGATTGTCCTTGTTACAATATACAATAACCTACATGACCTGTTAGTACAACTGACTAATAAACATCTCCCACATACATTCTGACGCCATACATATTATTTCATTACTGCAATCTGTTTCTCACAGTTTTCTGACTATGACTCAATATTCACAATATTAAGACACCAGGTAAACTTGGACAAACatgataaaaatatttttatgtacAAAAGTGAAAAATCAGCTAAACAAAGGAATGCTTTTATAGTATTAGATTGCTAAGAGTCAAAGTAAATGACTTTTTCATATTAAGTGCATTAACATATAAAAAAAGACCAAACACTAAACTACAGCGGACGATGCTAAAATGTTGCTCACTGTGACTTTACTACTTTTGTCTGATGATCATTTTGCCACGATCGTCAGCAAACGCAACCTCATTGTCACACGCGTCGCACTCAACTCCATCAGCTTCGTCTTTGCTGTCAGCGGCCACGGGCATCGGCCGCTTGCGTCTCTTGTTGAGCAGCGGGTTGTTGGACGTGTCCAGGTCCTTGATCTTCACCTGGTCGTAGTCCACGCGCATGGTGGCCAGCGCGCTCGTCATCTCCTCCTGTTGGAAGTCACAGACGTGAATGAAGTGAGGCTGGTGTTTTGCTGCCACCTCGTGGTCAcatcatgtaaataaaaaaaacgattCAGGTGAAACGACTCGGACCTTCACGTCGTCCCACAGCTCCTTGTCCTCTGTCAGCACGCGGGACGTGTGGAGGGGCGTGGGTGGGACCGCCATCGACTGCTGCAGGGTGGAGGAAGGGACGTTCAGggacacacacacgaacaacgaCGGCCTCCACACGGCAGCATTAACACTTACACTAATCCAGGGGTGGTTGATAAACTGCCCGATGGTCATCCTCTCACTGGGGTCTGTCTTCAGTAACTGAATGATGAGCTGCTTGGCTGCAGTATTTAGGACAATATGACTTCAGTATCATGGGCATCTAATACAAAAACTGCTCTTCTAGATTATTTTGGTGAGGGAACAATacataatccatccatccatccatcgttCCATCCAtcgttccatccatccatccatccatccatccatccatccatccatccatccatccatccatccatccatccatccattttccaaaccgctGAATCCCGTAACAATACATTATATGAGAATGAATATTATTAAGAAGTGATGGGTCCAGAAGTTCACTTTAA contains:
- the si:dkey-197j19.6 gene encoding actin nucleation-promoting factor WAS — protein: MAFALLHGAQVISDLLTIREKLVLTNLLQPHCKLIKSTVAQVLEARSTEGASPGWTCLGCGVVCLIQDESIHSHFLRLYCVKTAKLLWEQELYVPFQYTAPCAFFHTFPADVSHLQGVSEASVKHQSV